The Argiope bruennichi chromosome 9, qqArgBrue1.1, whole genome shotgun sequence genome contains a region encoding:
- the LOC129984450 gene encoding uncharacterized protein LOC129984450 isoform X1: MFTKYWGVKHAMYNSRSKLLILLLVILLIVPAVYCFSLFSLVDEGQNGATQTTVTDMTPTTKMNDIATDSSLDDDTASDSNENEDVSTEGSMTGDDDTTKSPAANDDSISWPVIMIVEDHSSLINAKSESDSRRVDSSNKWLVINKRTSIRKVEEDAHEFGKNRKVLNEDKTEELRVYRDNFHTVVKNGIDLTNILRL, encoded by the exons atgtttacaaaatattgGGGTGTAAAACACGCG atGTACAACTCTAGATCAAAACTTCTCATCCTGTTGCTGGTAATCCTTCTGATAGTTCCTGCTGTTTATTGTTTTTCCCTTTTCTCTCTGGTCGACGAAGGTCAAAATGGAGCAACACAAACTACTGTTACTGACATGACTCCAACAACTAAAATGAATGACATCGCAACAGATTCTTCCCTAGATGATGACACCGCAAGTGATTCTAATGAAAATGAAGATGTCTCAACAGAAGGTTCTATGACAGGTGATGATGACACCACAAAAAGTCCCGCCGCAAATGACGATTCGATTTCATGGCCAGTCATCATGATTGTGGAAGATCACAGTAGTCTAATAAATGCCAAGTCAGAGTCTGATTCACGTCGAGTGGATTCGAGCAACAAGTGGTTAGTCATAAACAAGAGAACAAGCATTAGGAAAGTTGAAGAAGATGCTcatgaatttggaaaaaatagaaaagttcTCAATGAAGATAAAACCGAGGAGCTGCGCGTGTATCGAGACAATTTCCATACAGTTGTTAAAAATGGAATTGATCTTACCAATATATTAAGactgtaa
- the LOC129984450 gene encoding uncharacterized protein LOC129984450 isoform X2 — MYNSRSKLLILLLVILLIVPAVYCFSLFSLVDEGQNGATQTTVTDMTPTTKMNDIATDSSLDDDTASDSNENEDVSTEGSMTGDDDTTKSPAANDDSISWPVIMIVEDHSSLINAKSESDSRRVDSSNKWLVINKRTSIRKVEEDAHEFGKNRKVLNEDKTEELRVYRDNFHTVVKNGIDLTNILRL, encoded by the coding sequence atGTACAACTCTAGATCAAAACTTCTCATCCTGTTGCTGGTAATCCTTCTGATAGTTCCTGCTGTTTATTGTTTTTCCCTTTTCTCTCTGGTCGACGAAGGTCAAAATGGAGCAACACAAACTACTGTTACTGACATGACTCCAACAACTAAAATGAATGACATCGCAACAGATTCTTCCCTAGATGATGACACCGCAAGTGATTCTAATGAAAATGAAGATGTCTCAACAGAAGGTTCTATGACAGGTGATGATGACACCACAAAAAGTCCCGCCGCAAATGACGATTCGATTTCATGGCCAGTCATCATGATTGTGGAAGATCACAGTAGTCTAATAAATGCCAAGTCAGAGTCTGATTCACGTCGAGTGGATTCGAGCAACAAGTGGTTAGTCATAAACAAGAGAACAAGCATTAGGAAAGTTGAAGAAGATGCTcatgaatttggaaaaaatagaaaagttcTCAATGAAGATAAAACCGAGGAGCTGCGCGTGTATCGAGACAATTTCCATACAGTTGTTAAAAATGGAATTGATCTTACCAATATATTAAGactgtaa